In Neisseria animalis, a single window of DNA contains:
- a CDS encoding Spy/CpxP family protein refolding chaperone has translation MIIKRNFLLHFAFASLLLAVGSMVQAASHSSLLRDDFYPNCDVRQLNLSPEQQKSLRLIRMDYKKANERASRKVSRIDRTRRQNIIKVLSASHFDQNAARDYVESRYLASMDFAVDELAIQHRFFQLLNFSQRQQWLSSCLR, from the coding sequence ATGATCATCAAACGCAATTTTTTGCTTCATTTCGCTTTCGCCAGCCTTTTGCTGGCTGTCGGCAGCATGGTTCAGGCTGCCTCACATTCCTCGTTGCTGCGTGATGATTTTTATCCCAACTGCGATGTGCGCCAACTGAATTTGTCTCCCGAGCAGCAAAAATCTCTGCGCCTTATCCGTATGGATTACAAGAAGGCAAACGAGCGTGCTTCCCGCAAGGTTTCGCGCATCGACCGTACGCGCAGGCAGAATATCATCAAGGTTTTGTCCGCTTCCCATTTCGATCAGAATGCTGCCCGCGATTATGTTGAAAGCCGTTATCTGGCCAGCATGGATTTTGCAGTAGATGAGCTGGCTATCCAACACCGCTTTTTCCAATTATTGAATTTTTCGCAACGTCAGCAATGGCTGTCGAGCTGTTTGCGCTGA
- a CDS encoding peptidoglycan DD-metalloendopeptidase family protein, with protein MLKKTASYAAPAALALLLGACASQLPAPVIAGNSGNASSASGTAASNPYGETPYQPSGSVSDLPYTPQTASAPAAGSSGGAYIPSYAPVDINAATHTVVRGDTVYNISKRYNISQDDVRSWNGLTDNTISIGQVLRVKPSGYVAPASTPAAVAATAPSNTAATTPTVSTGATRTVSGITWQKPTVGNVITQFGGSSKGVDIAGTAGQPVVAAADGKVVYAGSGLRGYGNLIIVQHNSTFLSAYGHNESLLVNEGQTVKRGQTIAKMGSSDASRTQLHFEVRQNGKPVNPATYVAF; from the coding sequence ATGTTGAAAAAAACCGCATCTTATGCAGCTCCTGCAGCCCTTGCTTTACTGTTGGGCGCGTGTGCCAGCCAACTGCCTGCTCCGGTGATTGCAGGTAACTCCGGCAACGCCTCAAGCGCAAGCGGCACTGCGGCTTCCAATCCTTACGGCGAAACCCCTTACCAACCTTCCGGCTCTGTATCGGATTTGCCTTACACCCCGCAAACAGCCTCAGCTCCGGCAGCAGGCAGTTCCGGCGGTGCCTATATTCCTTCTTATGCGCCTGTCGACATTAATGCGGCCACGCATACCGTTGTACGCGGAGATACGGTTTACAATATTTCCAAACGCTACAATATTTCCCAAGATGACGTACGCTCTTGGAACGGCTTGACCGACAATACCATCAGCATCGGGCAGGTGCTGCGCGTGAAACCGAGCGGTTATGTCGCACCGGCAAGCACACCGGCCGCCGTAGCGGCTACCGCACCAAGCAATACGGCAGCAACCACCCCGACCGTATCAACCGGCGCAACCCGTACAGTCAGCGGCATTACTTGGCAGAAACCGACTGTCGGTAATGTCATTACCCAGTTTGGCGGCAGCAGCAAAGGTGTGGACATCGCAGGTACGGCAGGGCAGCCCGTTGTTGCGGCGGCCGACGGTAAAGTCGTTTATGCAGGTTCCGGCCTGCGCGGTTACGGCAACCTGATTATTGTCCAGCACAATTCTACCTTCCTGAGTGCTTACGGCCATAACGAAAGCCTGCTGGTTAATGAAGGCCAAACAGTGAAACGCGGCCAGACCATTGCCAAAATGGGCAGCAGCGATGCAAGCCGGACACAGCTTCACTTTGAAGTCCGTCAAAACGGCAAACCGGTGAATCCGGCTACCTACGTAGCATTCTGA
- the purL gene encoding phosphoribosylformylglycinamidine synthase — protein MSVVLPLRGVAALSDFRVEKLLKKAAAAGLPEVELESEFWYFVGSENALDAAAVEKLHALLDAQSVAEVPAASDGLHLFLITPRIGTISPWTSKATDIAHNCGLSEIGRIERGTAVWLKGRLNDGQKQQWADLLHDRMTESVLADIGAAAQLFRHIESETFSTVDVLAQGKAALVKANSELGLALSADEIDYLVENYQALNRNPSDVELMMFAQANSEHCRHKIFNADFILNGEKQPKSLFRMIRDTHEAHPEGTVVAYKDNSSVIEGAKIERFYPHAGENQAYRFHEEDTHIIMKVETHNHPTAIAPFAGAATGAGGEIRDEGATGKGSRPKAGLTGFTVSNLNIPDLAQPWEQAYGKPCHIASPLDIMIEGPIGGAAFNNEFGRPNLLGYFRTFEDKFDGQVRGYHKPIMIAGGLGSIQAQQTHKDEIPEGALLVQLGGPGMLIGLGGGAASSMDTGTNDASLDFNSVQRGNPEIERRAQEVIDRCWQLGDKNPIISIHDVGAGGLSNAFPELVNDAGRGAKFKLRDVPLEEHGLTPLQIWCNESQERYVLSILEKDLDTFRAICERERCPFAVVGTATDDGHLQVRDDLFDNNPVDLPLNVLLGKPPKTTRSDNTVARRSEAFVTDGIDLKEAAYRVLRLPAVAAKNFLITIGDRSVGGMTHRDQMVGKYQTPVADCAVTMMGFNTHRGEAMSMGEKPTVALFDAPASGRMCVGEAITNIAAANIGDMGNIKLSANWMAACGNAGEDEKLYRTVEATSKICQALDLSIPVGKDSLSMKTVWQDGAEQKSVVSPLSLIISAFAPVQDVRKTVTPELKNVSDSLLLAVDLGFGKARMGGSALGQVYNKLTGEAPDVDDAGRLKGFYNAVQQLIAEDKLLAYHDRGDGGLFATLAEMAFAARCGLDVDLTALSAAGVLPAMFNEELGAVIQIRAQDLAAVEAVFAANGLAAAVANIGAPADCETLRFRANGNVVLEESRLNLQRAWQETSHAIQKLRDNPACADSEFALLGDNGRSALFADLTFDVEEDIAAPFIATGAKPKIAILREQGVNGQIEMAAAFTRAGFDAYDVHMSDLMAGRVKLDTFQMLAACGGFSYGDVLGAGEGWAKSILFHPALRDQFAAFFANPNTLTLGVCNGCQMVSNLAEIIPGTENWPNFRRNLSEQFEARLSMVNVPKSASLILNEMAGSSLPVVVSHGEGRADFTRTGGTVPANLEIALQYVDGQNQVTQTYPLNPNGSPQGIAGVTNADGRVTIMMPHPERVYRTAQMSWAPDNWQDAELSGWYRLFAGARKALG, from the coding sequence ATGTCTGTTGTTTTGCCCCTGCGCGGTGTTGCCGCACTGTCTGATTTCCGTGTTGAAAAACTGCTGAAAAAAGCCGCCGCAGCCGGTTTGCCCGAAGTGGAACTGGAAAGCGAGTTTTGGTATTTTGTCGGCAGTGAAAACGCTTTAGACGCGGCCGCCGTCGAAAAACTGCACGCCCTGCTCGACGCGCAAAGCGTGGCTGAAGTGCCTGCCGCTTCAGACGGCCTGCATTTGTTTCTGATTACCCCGCGCATCGGCACGATTTCCCCTTGGACTTCCAAAGCCACCGACATTGCACACAACTGCGGCCTGTCTGAAATCGGGCGCATCGAACGCGGTACGGCGGTTTGGCTGAAAGGCCGTCTGAACGATGGGCAAAAACAGCAGTGGGCGGATCTGCTGCACGACCGCATGACCGAAAGCGTGTTGGCCGACATCGGCGCGGCGGCGCAATTATTCCGCCATATCGAGTCGGAAACTTTCTCTACCGTCGACGTATTGGCGCAAGGCAAAGCAGCCTTGGTCAAAGCCAACAGCGAATTGGGCTTGGCCTTATCCGCCGACGAAATCGATTATCTGGTGGAAAACTATCAGGCATTAAACCGCAATCCGAGCGATGTCGAGCTGATGATGTTCGCCCAAGCCAACAGCGAACACTGCCGCCACAAAATCTTCAACGCGGATTTCATCCTCAACGGCGAAAAGCAGCCGAAATCCCTGTTCCGCATGATCCGCGACACCCACGAAGCCCATCCGGAAGGCACCGTAGTCGCCTATAAAGACAATTCGTCGGTCATCGAAGGCGCGAAAATCGAACGCTTCTACCCGCACGCCGGTGAAAACCAAGCCTACCGCTTCCACGAAGAAGACACCCACATCATCATGAAAGTGGAAACCCACAACCACCCCACCGCCATCGCGCCGTTTGCGGGTGCGGCCACCGGCGCGGGCGGCGAAATCCGCGACGAAGGCGCGACCGGCAAAGGCTCGCGTCCGAAAGCGGGCTTAACCGGCTTTACCGTGTCCAACCTGAACATTCCGGATTTGGCGCAGCCTTGGGAGCAAGCCTACGGCAAACCCTGCCACATCGCTTCGCCGCTGGACATCATGATTGAAGGACCCATCGGCGGCGCGGCGTTCAACAACGAATTCGGCCGTCCGAACCTCTTGGGCTATTTCCGCACCTTTGAAGACAAGTTCGACGGCCAAGTGCGCGGCTACCACAAGCCGATTATGATTGCCGGCGGCTTGGGCAGCATTCAGGCGCAGCAAACCCATAAAGACGAAATTCCCGAAGGCGCGTTGCTGGTTCAGCTCGGCGGCCCGGGTATGCTCATCGGCTTGGGCGGCGGCGCGGCCTCCTCTATGGACACCGGTACCAACGACGCTTCTTTGGACTTCAACTCGGTGCAACGCGGCAACCCCGAAATCGAACGCCGCGCACAGGAAGTCATTGACCGCTGCTGGCAGTTGGGCGATAAAAACCCGATTATCTCGATTCACGACGTGGGCGCGGGCGGCTTGTCCAACGCCTTCCCGGAATTGGTAAACGATGCCGGACGCGGCGCGAAATTCAAACTGCGCGATGTGCCTTTGGAAGAACACGGCCTCACCCCGCTGCAAATCTGGTGCAACGAATCGCAAGAGCGTTATGTGTTGTCGATTCTGGAAAAAGATTTGGATACTTTCCGCGCCATCTGCGAGCGCGAACGCTGCCCGTTTGCCGTGGTCGGCACCGCTACCGACGACGGCCACCTGCAGGTGCGCGATGATTTGTTCGACAACAATCCGGTTGACCTGCCGCTCAACGTATTGCTGGGCAAACCGCCCAAAACCACCCGCAGCGACAACACCGTCGCCCGCCGAAGCGAAGCATTCGTTACAGACGGCATCGACCTGAAAGAAGCCGCCTACCGCGTGTTGCGCCTGCCGGCCGTTGCCGCGAAAAACTTCCTGATTACCATCGGCGACCGCAGCGTGGGCGGCATGACCCACCGCGACCAGATGGTCGGAAAATACCAAACCCCCGTGGCCGACTGCGCCGTGACCATGATGGGCTTCAACACCCATCGCGGCGAAGCCATGTCTATGGGCGAAAAACCAACCGTCGCCCTGTTTGACGCGCCCGCTTCCGGCCGTATGTGTGTGGGCGAAGCTATTACCAACATCGCCGCCGCCAACATCGGCGATATGGGCAACATCAAACTTTCCGCCAACTGGATGGCGGCCTGCGGCAATGCGGGCGAAGACGAAAAACTCTACCGCACCGTTGAAGCCACCTCGAAAATCTGCCAAGCCTTGGATTTGAGCATTCCGGTGGGCAAAGACTCGCTTTCAATGAAAACCGTATGGCAGGACGGCGCGGAGCAAAAATCCGTGGTATCGCCTTTGAGCCTGATTATTTCCGCCTTCGCCCCGGTGCAAGACGTGCGCAAAACCGTTACGCCCGAGCTGAAAAACGTTTCAGACAGCCTTTTGCTGGCGGTTGACTTGGGCTTCGGCAAAGCACGCATGGGCGGCTCGGCTTTGGGTCAGGTTTATAACAAGCTCACCGGCGAAGCCCCCGATGTGGACGATGCAGGCCGTCTGAAAGGCTTCTACAACGCCGTCCAGCAACTCATCGCCGAAGACAAACTCTTGGCCTACCACGACCGCGGCGACGGCGGCCTGTTTGCCACGCTGGCGGAAATGGCGTTTGCCGCACGTTGCGGCTTGGATGTAGATCTGACCGCCCTGTCCGCAGCGGGCGTATTGCCTGCGATGTTCAACGAAGAATTGGGTGCGGTTATCCAAATCCGCGCACAAGACTTGGCTGCGGTAGAAGCCGTATTCGCCGCCAACGGCTTGGCCGCAGCAGTGGCCAATATCGGCGCTCCGGCTGATTGCGAAACCCTGCGTTTCCGTGCCAATGGCAATGTAGTGCTGGAAGAAAGCCGTCTGAACCTGCAACGCGCTTGGCAGGAAACCAGCCATGCGATTCAAAAACTGCGCGACAATCCCGCCTGCGCTGACAGCGAATTTGCGCTGCTGGGCGACAACGGACGCAGCGCACTCTTTGCCGATTTGACCTTTGACGTGGAAGAAGACATCGCCGCCCCGTTTATCGCCACCGGCGCGAAACCGAAAATCGCCATCCTGCGCGAACAGGGCGTAAACGGACAAATCGAAATGGCAGCCGCCTTTACCCGCGCCGGTTTCGATGCCTACGACGTGCATATGTCCGACCTGATGGCCGGACGCGTGAAGCTCGACACCTTCCAAATGCTGGCTGCCTGCGGCGGCTTCAGCTACGGCGACGTACTCGGCGCAGGCGAAGGCTGGGCGAAATCCATCCTGTTCCACCCCGCCCTGCGCGACCAGTTTGCCGCTTTCTTCGCCAACCCTAACACGCTCACTTTGGGCGTATGCAACGGCTGCCAAATGGTCAGCAACTTGGCGGAAATCATCCCCGGCACCGAAAACTGGCCGAACTTCCGCCGCAACCTGAGCGAACAGTTCGAAGCCCGCCTGAGCATGGTCAACGTACCCAAATCCGCCTCGCTGATTCTCAACGAAATGGCCGGCAGCAGCCTGCCCGTCGTCGTCAGCCACGGCGAAGGCCGCGCCGACTTCACCCGCACCGGCGGCACCGTCCCCGCCAATCTGGAAATCGCGCTGCAATACGTCGACGGGCAAAACCAAGTCACCCAAACCTACCCGCTCAACCCCAACGGCTCGCCGCAGGGCATTGCGGGCGTAACCAACGCCGACGGCCGCGTCACCATCATGATGCCGCACCCCGAACGCGTATACCGCACCGCGCAAATGAGCTGGGCACCCGACAACTGGCAGGATGCCGAACTCTCCGGCTGGTACCGCCTGTTCGCCGGCGCACGTAAGGCTTTGGGTTAA
- a CDS encoding ATP-binding protein: protein MKLAKFLKKAYSVLNRLDLVLPAEQGETDWRALAYRWQSIGRKGVLESLPNPHTFPLDRLAAVGSQTERLKRNTEQFLAGRPANNVLMSGARGTGKSSLVKALLHEYADKGLRLIEVDKSDLVSLPALLTLLAQRPEKFIVFCDDLSFESGDETYKALKTTLDGGLSQRCSNVLVYATSNRRHLMPEYMDENGGTTGIRGEIHQKEAVEEKLSLSDRFGLWLSFYPFDQNDYLQAVQNWLADFGVEYDETAQKAALQWAQMRGNRSGRSAWQFACDWAGRLPEERVV, encoded by the coding sequence ATGAAACTGGCGAAATTTTTGAAAAAAGCCTATTCGGTATTAAACCGTTTGGATTTGGTTTTACCTGCCGAGCAGGGCGAGACCGATTGGCGTGCATTGGCCTACCGCTGGCAGAGTATCGGGAGGAAAGGAGTACTGGAAAGCCTGCCTAATCCGCATACTTTTCCTTTGGACAGACTGGCAGCAGTCGGCAGCCAAACCGAACGCTTGAAACGCAATACCGAGCAGTTTCTCGCAGGCCGTCCGGCAAACAATGTATTGATGAGCGGCGCGCGCGGCACGGGCAAATCCTCGCTGGTCAAAGCCCTGTTGCATGAATATGCAGACAAAGGATTGCGCCTGATCGAAGTAGATAAAAGCGATTTGGTCAGCCTGCCCGCCTTGCTGACATTATTGGCGCAACGCCCCGAAAAATTCATCGTATTTTGCGACGATTTATCCTTTGAAAGCGGCGATGAAACCTACAAAGCCCTGAAAACCACGCTGGACGGCGGATTATCCCAGCGTTGCAGCAATGTGCTGGTGTATGCCACCTCCAACCGCCGCCACCTGATGCCCGAATATATGGACGAAAACGGCGGAACAACCGGTATACGCGGAGAAATCCATCAAAAAGAAGCCGTAGAAGAAAAACTTTCCTTATCCGACCGCTTCGGCTTATGGTTGAGTTTCTATCCGTTCGATCAAAACGACTACCTTCAAGCAGTACAAAACTGGTTGGCCGATTTTGGCGTGGAATATGATGAAACCGCACAAAAAGCCGCATTGCAATGGGCGCAGATGCGCGGCAACCGTTCCGGCCGCTCCGCATGGCAGTTTGCCTGCGATTGGGCCGGGCGGCTTCCCGAAGAGAGAGTTGTGTAG